The genomic window GGCCGGCCTCCAGCAGCGCCAGGCCGTGGAGCCCGCGCAGCCACGGCTCCTCCACGCGCGAGAGCGCCTCCTCCAGCTCGCCGATCCCCTCCTCGGGGACGCCGGCCAGGAGGAGCGCCACGCCCAGCTCGGCGCGGATGGCGGCGTCGTCCGGGGCCAGGTCGCGCGCGGCGCGCAGCTCGGCCAGCGCCTCGCCGAAGAGCCCCTCGCGCGCCAGGTACGCCCCGTACGCCGAGCGCGCGAAGGGGAAGTCGGGGGCGGTGAGCGCGGCCAGCCGCAGCGCGCTCTCGGCCTCGGGGTCGTCGAAGGCGGAGACGCCGGTGCCGGCGGCCGCCAGCACGAACGGGTCCCGGGGCGCCTGCGCCAGGCAGCGCCGGAAGAAGTCGTACGCCTCGCCCTCGCTCCCCAGCCGCTCCGAGGCGATCCCCAGCCAGCAGAGGAGCAGCGCGTCGTCGGCGTGCTCGTCCAGCGCGTCCAGCAGCAGCGCGTGCGCCTCGTCCCAGCGCTCCTCGGCGCCCAGCGACTCGGCCTCGGCCACCAGCTCCTCGACCGCGCCCGCGCCGTCCGCGCCGGCGCCGTTCCCGCCCGCTTCGTCCTTCGCCATCGCTCGCGTTCTCGGGGTACGCCGCCGCCCAACGCAAGCGCCGTGCGACCGCGGGCGACCCGCGTCACAGTGGACACCCGCGTGGCGGCGGAGCGGTCAACATACGGAGCCGGCGCGGACGCCGCGAGGGCGCGCCGGAGCGCGAGGAGCCGGGCCGCGCCCGTGGGCGCGGCCCGGCTCCCCGGCCACGGGGGGCGCGGACCTCCCCGGGGCGGTGCTCCCCCGGCCGGCTCCCGCCGGCCGCGGGCGGCGCTCACGACCGCTGCACGACCTCGGTGGCGGTGAACGGGAAGCGGCCGCTGCTGTCGGTGAAGCGGGTGAACCGGAACACCTCCAGGCGGTTGGTCCCCACGGGGCGGAGCACCAGGATCGTCTCGGAGAAGCCGGTCTGGAACCTCACCGTGACCGCCCGCGCCGTGCCGACGGGGTTGGAGCCGACGCTGGGGCCGTAGGCGATCCCGGGCTGCGTTCCCCAGTCGCAGGGCGTGGGGGTGCACGCGCCGAAGGCGCGCACGGTCACGGCGGTGCCGGCGGCGGCGATCCGCAGCCGCACGATCCCGCTGGTGCCGGAGTTGACGTTGACCCAGTTGCCGGTGAACCGGGTGAGCTGGGCCGCCGCCGGGACGGCGGCGAGCACGAGCAGGACGGCGGCGAGCGCGAGAGTGCGTTTCATCATGATGGCCTCCGGAATGAAGAGTGGAGAAAAGCTCGCACGCGCATGGCTGGAGAAGCGCGGAAGGAGGCGCCCGGAGCTGCGGCGCCGGCGCGCGTGCGCCCTTCGTCCAGGGCAAGCGGCGTACCCCGGGCGGCGGCGGCCCTCGCCGGGACGCGCAAGCACCCTTCCGCCCAGGGGATGCGGCCGGTCCGGGCCGGCAGATGCGTGGGCGCCGGCGCCGCCGGAACCGGGGCGCGGCAGGGGCAGGTGAGACATCGATGGGGAAAAGGGCGCCCCGGCGCGGGTCCGGTGGCTGCCAGCCGGCAAGAGGACGAAAGAGCCGACCCGGCGAGGGATCATCCCCACGGGGCGGAGACGGCGCGGTGTCGGTGGGCGGTTGCGTGAGGGATGCGCGCCCGACAGGGCCGGGACCCGGGCGTGCCGGGGGTTTGGCACGACCGGGGCCCGGCGCCGTTGGGCCACGTTGTTTGTGGCCCTACGGCGCGCGCAGCCCGGCCCGGAGCGCAGCGCAGGGACACGCCCGGAACCGAAGTGCGAAGTGCGAGGTGCGAGGTGCGAAGCGCGTCGGCTGCAAACGAAGCGGAGCCGCCCCGGGGGACGGCTCCGCTCGCGCTTCTCCGGGACCCGTGGAGGGACGGACGGCTAGATGACGGCCATGGCGCGGCCGACGGTGGCGAAGGCCTCCAGCACGGCGTCGATGTGGTCGTCGGTGTGGGTGGCCATCAGCGAGATGCGCAGCCGGCACTGGCTCTCGGGCACGGCCGGCGGCATCACCGGGTTGGTGAACACGCCCGCGTCGAAGAGCGCCTTCCACATCACGAAGGTGTCCAGCATCTCCCCGATCACCACCGGGATGATCGGCGTCTCGCTGGTGCCGATGTCGTAGCCGAGTTCCCTGAGCCCCTCGTGCATGCGCCGGGTGAGCCGCCAGAGGTTCTCGCGCCGCTCGGGCTCCTGGCGCATCACCTCGATGGCGGCCAGCACGGTGGCCACCGAGGCCGGGGGCATGCTGGCGCTGAAGATGAGCGAGCGGGCGTGGTGCCGCAGGTAGTGCAGGATCGGCTCGGGGCCGGCCACGAAGCCGCCGATGGAGGCGAAGCTCTTGGAGAAGGTGCCCATGGTGAGGAGCACCTTGTCGGCGAGCCCGAAGTGCGACGCGGTGCCGGCGCCGTCGTGGCCCAGCACGCCGATGGAGTGCGCGTCGTCGACCATCAGCTCGGCGCCGTACTTCTCGCAGAGCGCCACCAGCCCGGGGAGGTCGACGATGTCGCCTTCCATGGAGAAGACGCCGTCGGTGACCACCAGCTTGTGCG from Longimicrobium sp. includes these protein-coding regions:
- a CDS encoding tetratricopeptide repeat protein is translated as MAKDEAGGNGAGADGAGAVEELVAEAESLGAEERWDEAHALLLDALDEHADDALLLCWLGIASERLGSEGEAYDFFRRCLAQAPRDPFVLAAAGTGVSAFDDPEAESALRLAALTAPDFPFARSAYGAYLAREGLFGEALAELRAARDLAPDDAAIRAELGVALLLAGVPEEGIGELEEALSRVEEPWLRGLHGLALLEAGRPEEGAEQLHRSAGERPDDVELQLLAALASAAQGWEDEAWAALARAEQAAEPPDAELVGEVEGAVEEGPEAAAEFLREQLGPSLLRERLHQRA
- a CDS encoding aminotransferase class I/II-fold pyridoxal phosphate-dependent enzyme, encoding MGLLEKCSRYTRAREVQSAGFYPYFIPIEASHDTEVVIRGERKIMVGSNNYLGLTHHPYVLEKAREALYRYGTGCTGSRFLNGTLDLHEQLEVELASLMGTEAALVFSTGYQTNLGVIATLVGRSDHLFLDKLNHASIVDGASLVYGTVHRYPHGDLAALERQLSAVPGSAHKLVVTDGVFSMEGDIVDLPGLVALCEKYGAELMVDDAHSIGVLGHDGAGTASHFGLADKVLLTMGTFSKSFASIGGFVAGPEPILHYLRHHARSLIFSASMPPASVATVLAAIEVMRQEPERRENLWRLTRRMHEGLRELGYDIGTSETPIIPVVIGEMLDTFVMWKALFDAGVFTNPVMPPAVPESQCRLRISLMATHTDDHIDAVLEAFATVGRAMAVI